A section of the Deltaproteobacteria bacterium genome encodes:
- a CDS encoding TonB-dependent receptor plug domain-containing protein, with product MFFSRPTTQTMVRSGLLHSFYLVLLFVPMAKANLQTESLEELMNTEIKVATPVASSIRRAPGVISVFDRPAIQASGATTLQEFISLVPGFHIGADLAQTLGLGFRGIWGHEGKVLVLIDGFEYNELAYSTFIIGDRFPLSLIEKIEIIRGPGSVVHGGNAELAVISITTVAMNGETGLRFDVAAGGMPRANASRGTAALGLRSSRFLPESGSSVETGILAYGILSTVSDKEYNSLVGESADLKDAALFAPRGSIAHVRWQDWNAKLAFEEIETKQVANYGTPAIPAISARHRQFQFGLQRSFSFDSHSLKVSGNFNQQTPWNSPDPSTFASGAFYDKSYQRIDTAVDGSYSNTVHSLSYGVKYRDDKGTVLSDIGEDSNRFSGNSNPTLELSQNWTSFYSEYNWQDDETSFVFGVRHEIPSRVPSSTVPRLAYTRTLGATTYKLMASAAYRSPAAETLSLNTSISPERTQTYEVELSEIINSNSLLSLNLFSILISSPIVYTNVATGNQVGDQYRNFDRTGANGAELTYQWHSTNFRASTSLAYATSAGMNNITQYASNNENHLLAFPTLRATGYVQSTLDALKISLNAAWEGVRQGWAWNNSSAVSEIRDFEPTLILGLNAKYEFEKITGFSVKVSISNLLNQEKTYILPYKGETSTLGPIPGPSREWAVGTEYVMSF from the coding sequence CGCCCTACGACCCAGACCATGGTCCGGTCTGGCTTACTTCACTCATTTTACCTGGTTCTACTATTTGTGCCGATGGCCAAAGCAAACCTTCAGACCGAAAGTCTTGAAGAGCTCATGAATACAGAAATCAAAGTCGCAACACCTGTCGCTTCTTCGATTCGACGGGCCCCGGGCGTGATCTCAGTCTTCGACCGCCCCGCGATTCAAGCGTCGGGCGCAACAACTCTTCAGGAATTCATTTCTCTAGTGCCGGGATTTCATATCGGCGCTGATCTTGCGCAAACATTGGGATTAGGTTTTCGCGGTATCTGGGGACATGAGGGGAAAGTCTTGGTTTTGATTGACGGCTTTGAATACAACGAACTCGCCTACAGCACTTTTATTATCGGTGATCGATTTCCGCTTAGCCTCATAGAGAAAATCGAAATCATACGCGGCCCTGGATCCGTTGTTCACGGTGGCAACGCGGAGCTTGCAGTAATTTCTATCACTACAGTGGCAATGAATGGCGAAACAGGATTGAGATTTGACGTAGCTGCTGGTGGGATGCCGCGCGCCAATGCCTCCCGAGGAACGGCGGCTCTCGGGCTGCGCTCTTCCCGCTTCCTGCCAGAATCTGGATCATCGGTTGAGACTGGAATTCTCGCATACGGAATCCTGTCTACTGTTTCAGACAAAGAGTACAATTCACTTGTTGGTGAATCCGCAGATTTGAAAGACGCCGCATTGTTTGCCCCCAGAGGCTCAATCGCGCATGTTCGATGGCAAGATTGGAATGCGAAGCTTGCCTTTGAGGAAATCGAAACGAAACAAGTCGCAAACTATGGAACACCGGCTATTCCGGCCATTTCGGCAAGGCATCGCCAATTTCAATTCGGCCTTCAGCGCAGTTTTAGTTTCGATTCACATAGTCTCAAAGTCAGCGGCAACTTCAACCAACAAACGCCTTGGAATTCTCCAGATCCGAGCACGTTTGCAAGCGGCGCCTTCTATGACAAATCCTACCAAAGGATAGATACCGCCGTAGATGGTTCCTATTCGAATACAGTACATAGCTTAAGCTATGGCGTGAAATACCGCGACGACAAAGGCACAGTCCTTAGCGACATCGGCGAGGACAGCAATAGGTTTTCAGGCAATTCTAATCCCACCCTGGAACTATCTCAAAATTGGACTTCATTTTATAGCGAATACAACTGGCAGGACGACGAAACATCTTTTGTTTTCGGTGTTCGTCACGAGATTCCGTCGCGAGTCCCTAGTTCTACGGTGCCGCGCCTGGCATACACCCGAACCCTCGGTGCGACGACGTACAAATTAATGGCGTCAGCAGCCTACCGCAGCCCTGCCGCGGAAACATTGAGTTTGAATACGAGTATTTCACCAGAGCGAACTCAAACTTATGAAGTTGAGTTGAGCGAGATCATTAATTCGAACTCACTTTTAAGTTTGAACTTGTTCTCAATTTTGATTTCTAGCCCGATTGTTTATACAAACGTCGCAACTGGAAACCAAGTTGGCGATCAGTATCGGAACTTTGACAGAACCGGAGCCAATGGAGCGGAGCTCACATATCAGTGGCACTCAACAAATTTTCGAGCATCTACCAGCTTAGCCTATGCGACAAGCGCAGGAATGAACAACATCACGCAATATGCTAGCAACAATGAGAATCACCTCTTGGCCTTCCCCACCCTGCGTGCCACAGGGTACGTACAGTCGACTCTCGATGCTTTAAAAATCTCATTGAACGCCGCATGGGAGGGCGTACGTCAAGGTTGGGCATGGAACAATTCAAGTGCAGTTTCTGAAATTCGCGATTTCGAACCGACACTGATACTTGGGCTCAATGCGAAGTACGAATTCGAAAAAATTACGGGGTTTTCAGTCAAAGTTTCGATTTCAAATCTCTTGAACCAAGAGAAAACCTATATTCTTCCATATAAAGGAGAAACCTCTACGTTAGGTCCAATCCCAGGACCATCGCGCGAATGGGCAGTTGGCACTGAGTATGTGATGAGTTTTTGA
- a CDS encoding YfiR family protein, which produces MKLSLCSLLIFFIFSAKTMVHALSPRPEEDLRAAYVYQFLSYITWPNGTGQEILIGVWENDVMLKSFEKLLSERKNPDRAIRAIAISGELVPTEVDVIFAEKLRPSGFELLVKSIEQRKLLVISPYETHYRRGASILLFSESGKLRFSVDRTNLEMRDLKISSQLLRLAKKVD; this is translated from the coding sequence ATGAAACTAAGTCTATGCTCGCTTCTTATTTTTTTTATTTTCTCAGCAAAAACAATGGTGCATGCTCTCAGCCCTCGCCCAGAGGAAGACCTACGAGCGGCCTATGTCTACCAATTTCTTTCCTATATCACTTGGCCAAATGGCACCGGACAAGAGATTTTAATAGGCGTTTGGGAAAACGATGTGATGCTTAAGAGTTTTGAGAAACTCCTTTCTGAGCGAAAAAATCCGGACCGAGCTATTCGCGCCATTGCAATCTCTGGAGAGTTAGTTCCCACAGAGGTTGATGTAATCTTCGCTGAAAAACTGCGACCGTCCGGTTTTGAGCTTCTCGTAAAGAGCATCGAGCAGCGGAAACTTTTAGTGATCTCTCCATACGAGACGCACTACCGTCGAGGAGCATCCATACTTTTATTTTCTGAATCTGGAAAACTTCGATTTTCCGTTGATCGAACGAATCTTGAAATGCGCGATCTCAAAATTAGTTCACAGCTTCTGCGACTAGCTAAGAAGGTCGATTAA